The Blastococcus sp. HT6-4 genome window below encodes:
- a CDS encoding ABC transporter ATP-binding protein has translation MTTAVTLPERPGTPAGSPAVQLVGVSRIHPPDVRALDDVSLTVDRGSYLAVMGPSGSGKSTLLHCAAGLDSPTSGQVLLAGREIGGLDETRRTELRREHVGFVFQAYNLLPALSVADNVTLPLRLAGRPPEPDWVRFLLDRVGLGGHLARRPGELSGGQQQRAAIARALVARPAVVFADEPTGALDRASAAQILGLLRDVVDELGQTVVMVTHDPAAAAEADRVLVMADGRVVDALDRPTPGALAARLVALGEG, from the coding sequence ATGACCACCGCGGTCACCCTCCCCGAACGGCCGGGGACCCCGGCCGGGTCGCCGGCCGTGCAGCTGGTCGGCGTGAGCCGCATCCACCCACCGGACGTCCGCGCCCTGGACGACGTGAGCCTCACCGTCGACCGCGGCAGCTACCTCGCGGTCATGGGCCCGTCGGGCTCGGGCAAGAGCACCCTGCTGCACTGCGCCGCCGGGCTGGACTCGCCGACCAGCGGCCAGGTGCTGCTCGCCGGGCGCGAGATCGGCGGTCTGGACGAGACCCGCCGCACCGAGCTGCGCCGCGAGCACGTGGGGTTCGTCTTCCAGGCCTACAACCTCCTGCCGGCCCTGTCGGTCGCCGACAACGTGACCCTCCCGCTGCGGCTGGCGGGCAGGCCGCCGGAGCCGGACTGGGTGCGTTTCCTGCTCGACCGGGTCGGGCTCGGCGGGCACCTGGCCCGCCGCCCCGGCGAGCTCTCCGGTGGCCAGCAGCAGCGCGCGGCCATCGCCCGCGCTTTGGTCGCCCGGCCGGCCGTCGTCTTCGCCGACGAGCCCACCGGCGCCCTGGACCGCGCGAGCGCCGCCCAGATCCTCGGCCTGCTCCGCGACGTGGTCGACGAGCTCGGGCAGACCGTCGTGATGGTCACCCACGACCCCGCCGCCGCGGCGGAGGCCGACCGGGTGCTCGTGATGGCCGACGGCCGGGTCGTCGACGCGCTCGACCGGCCGACCCCGGGCGCGCTGGCCGCGCGCCTGGTCGCGCTCGGGGAGGGCTGA